A region of the Mangifera indica cultivar Alphonso chromosome 10, CATAS_Mindica_2.1, whole genome shotgun sequence genome:
GACAGTCAAGCGCGTCACGTCATCATTTTCTCTGCCACGATGTCGCTATTGGGTCTGACCGATTTACAAATGTATTATTtggaaatattataattttaatattaatatttgatgtAGGGGGCTCCAGGATGGTTCCTCGTGATGAGACAACGGAAGGATGTCACTGAAGGCGAGACGAATGGTTCGagggaggaaaaaaaaattaaatgagagAATATaattacctttaaaattaaaaaagtttaaataaaataaaataattaatttttaagatataaaaaataatttagataaaatattatatatttttaatattaatattaaaaattataattttatttttatatataataaaaaattttaataaatatttgatgatgaataagtattacaatttttaagatCTAACAtgtgaatataatttatataatattaatattcaaacttttTCCATTTTACTTCAAAGTGTAAAGATGATTCCTGGAAATTACTatgtaattgtaaaaattaatgCTTAACCCCAAAAATTAACACCTCATTGCAGCGACAACGTCCACTCTCAAACATCCCTACAATTCACCACACGCGCCTGCATAAACCTTGGTTTTCTCTTGACTTAAACCCGCCACTATCTCACGACTCTCACCAACCACCCAAAAGACTGCACTGCACTACTATAAATTCAATGTTCCAATCCCCAGATCTCTGTCTCCTTTCAGTCACTCTTCGTTAACTCTTCCGTCAGACAAAATGGCCACGTCATCAACCGCCTCAACTCTCCGTCACCCTTCTCTCAAGCTCCATTTCTCCTCCAAAGGATCTATTCTCCCCGTTTTCTCCGTTAATTTCAGCTGCCGTAAGCGGGACCCACCCCGGTTCGTCATTGTTGCATGCGGTGGACTCCCCTCCAAACCGACCGTGCTTGTAGCTGAAAAGCTAGGATCCGCGGGTTTGGATCTGCTGAAAGAGTATGCCAACGTGGATTGCTCTTATAACTTGACGCCAGAGGAGCTGCGCACGAAGATCTCGTTGTGCGACGCGCTGATCGTGCGGAGTGGGACGAAGGTGAGCCGTGAGGTTTTTGAGTCGTCCGGTGGGAGGTTAAAGGTGGTCGGGAGAGCCGGTGTCGGTATCGATAACGTGGATCTGGCTGCTGCTACCGAGTTTGGATGTTTGGTTGTGAACGCGCCTACTGCCAATACTGTTGCGGCCGCGGAGCACGGGATCGCACTTTTGGCTGCCATGGCCAGAAACGTGGCGCAGGCTGATGCGTCTGTTAAAGCCGGTTAGTTCTCTCAATCAGGCCTtgctttatatataatttacatgcattttttggttttgaaaataaagaatcCAAATGATTTGAAATGCTTTCGACATTTagtttttgtatattataaaatgataatatttgttagaagataaaaaattattgttataatttaagtttttgaatgtTATTTTCGGATTGAGATCCAAATAGACTGAAAGTACTTAATTGAATTGTGTATTTGTTTTCATTCCGCcaatttattttactaatgtTTAAGGAGAATTGAACTTTTGtgttaaaaactaaaaacaacaGGGCTTCTAAATGAACTTAAATTTCTTGATGTGATGGCTTTGGAGATCTGGTTTGCTTGTCTTTGGTTTATAGGTTCTgaaatttattactaaaatttgtTGGTTCGTATGTGTGTTGGGAAATCTAGGGAAATGGCAACGGAACAAGTATGTGGGTGTTTCCCTTGTGGGTAAAACGCTTGTTGTGCTGGGATTTGGAAAGGTTGGGTCAGAGGTTGCTCGCCGTGCCAAGGGCCTTGGAATGAATGTTATTGCACATGATCCATATGCACCAGCAGACCGGGCTCGTGCTATTGGTGTGGAGCTTGTGAGCTTTGATGAAGCTATAGCAGTAGCTGATTTCATCTCTTTGCACATGCCTCTTACTCCTGCCACCTCAAAGATGCTTAATGATGAGACTTTTGCAAAAATGAAGAAAGGAGTTAGAATTGTAAATGTTGCCCGTGGAGGTGTGATTGATGAGGAAGCTTTGGTTAGGGCACTGGATGCTGGAATTGTTGCACAGGTGAGTATTCACATAGTCTGAAGCATGATGTTTTTATTGTAAAGAAGAATGAATTAAACAATCTCCTCTGTTACAGGCAGCACTTGATGTTTTCACAGTGGAGCCACCACCAACAGACAGCAAGCTGGTACAGCATGAGAGGGTTACTGTAACTCCACATCTTGGTGCTAGTACAATGGAGGCTCAGGTTTATTGACTGATCAGCTAATGCATTTGCTCATGATTTTTATCGTattctcaaaataattttatcaactaAGTCTTGTTTGATTTTAGGAAGGAGTAGCCATTGAAATTGCTGAAGCTGTTGTTGGAGCCCTGAATGGAGAGCTTGCATCTACTGCAGTTAATGCGCCAATGGTACCTGCTGAGGTATGCATGAGTTTGTCTTGTGgtgttattattttgtaatttgattggCCTAATTTAGTAGTTGAAATTATAGTGGAAAACATGAAACTTCCTTTTATCAATGTGGAAGGACTGGTGGCAGGCTGTACCAAGCACATGTGGTTGGTTATTGGTTGTGAGGCTTCACCACTTCCTACAGTAATGGTTAAGGCTATTACTGTATGAGTTAATGGGTCCTCTTTattaacccttttttttaatttttttccaattggTGCACAAGTAACTTGCTTATATAAGTTTTGCAGATAATGTACTTGgtaaaatgagaaaagaagagatTTAAGTAGCATAAAAGTTTCACTTTCATCTTTATTCCCTATTGCAGGTTCTAACAGAGTTGAAACCATTTGTGGAACTTGCTGAGAAACTTGGGAGACTGGCTGTCCAACTAGTAGCAGGAGGAAGTGGTGTGAAAAGTGTGAAAGTCACGTATGCTTCTAGTAGAGCTGACCTTGACACTAGGCTCCTTCGAGCCATGATCACCAAGGGTCTGATTGAGCCTATATCCAGTGTCTTTGTGAACCTAGTTAATGCTGATTACACAGCTAAACAGAGAGGTCTGAGAATAGTTGAAGAACGAATTCTTCTTGATGGCTCACCTGAGGATCCACTTGAGTTCATCCAGGTTCAGATTGCAAATGTGGAATCAAAATTTGCCAGTGCCATGTCTGATTCTGGGGAGATTAAGGTTGAGGGACGGGTGAAGGACGGAGTTCCACATTTGACAAGGGTGGGAACATTTGAAGTGGATGTGACCTTGGAAGGTA
Encoded here:
- the LOC123227624 gene encoding D-3-phosphoglycerate dehydrogenase 1, chloroplastic-like: MATSSTASTLRHPSLKLHFSSKGSILPVFSVNFSCRKRDPPRFVIVACGGLPSKPTVLVAEKLGSAGLDLLKEYANVDCSYNLTPEELRTKISLCDALIVRSGTKVSREVFESSGGRLKVVGRAGVGIDNVDLAAATEFGCLVVNAPTANTVAAAEHGIALLAAMARNVAQADASVKAGKWQRNKYVGVSLVGKTLVVLGFGKVGSEVARRAKGLGMNVIAHDPYAPADRARAIGVELVSFDEAIAVADFISLHMPLTPATSKMLNDETFAKMKKGVRIVNVARGGVIDEEALVRALDAGIVAQAALDVFTVEPPPTDSKLVQHERVTVTPHLGASTMEAQEGVAIEIAEAVVGALNGELASTAVNAPMVPAEVLTELKPFVELAEKLGRLAVQLVAGGSGVKSVKVTYASSRADLDTRLLRAMITKGLIEPISSVFVNLVNADYTAKQRGLRIVEERILLDGSPEDPLEFIQVQIANVESKFASAMSDSGEIKVEGRVKDGVPHLTRVGTFEVDVTLEGSVILCRQVDQPGMIGIVGNILGGENINVSFMSVGRIAPRKHAVMAIGVDDEPSNEALKKIGEVPAIEEFVFLKL